The following proteins are encoded in a genomic region of Rattus rattus isolate New Zealand chromosome 2, Rrattus_CSIRO_v1, whole genome shotgun sequence:
- the LOC116892342 gene encoding zinc finger protein OZF-like, producing MLENYSHFVSLGLAISKPSVISLLEQGKEPWRVEQAGWYPDLLSVNEAKNLSLKHGIFGKESLKWKVTERVGSSCLEESRFGDDWKCRGLLETKLESPDEYLQGVAAPLEKTSTEFIQPAPIALSEMTRSERKQSEQEAGETITQQVRIPTSDKLNEMYESAFIYYTDEMKRQQAFAGDRCDELKGCSRGFAYDFQLAPYQINKKPYQCEICGKIFEKHAYLVQHNRFHTGEKPCECKECGKAFTNCSLLVQHQRVHTDEKPYECKHCGKAFLYFSTFFQHQRTHTNEKPYECHKCQKAFNKSANLTRHQRIHSGEKPYECNLCGKTFTWASNLNDHQKIHTGEKPYECNYCEKAFLCHSAFMKHYRTHTNEKPYECQECMKAFRQKAHLIQHQRVHTGEKPYECKECGKAFACPSYFNRHQRIHTGERPYECKECGKAFIDCKTLILHQRIHTGEKPFQCQQCSKAFRQRSHLTQHQRIHTGEKPYECKECGQAFTRLLQVKKHQRVHTVGEILCI from the exons ATGCTGGAGAACTACAGCCACTTTGTGTCCCTGG GACTTGCCATTTCTAAGCCATCAGTAATTTCACTACTGGAGCAAGGCAAAGAACCCTGGAGAGTGGAGCAAGCCGGGTGGTATCCAG ATTTGCTGTCTGTAAATGAAGCTAAGAATTTGTCTCTGAAGCATGGCATCTTTGGGAAGGAATCATTAAAATGGAAAGTAACAGAAAGAGTTGGGAGTTCCTGCCTCGAGGAATCTCGTTTTGGAGATGATTGGAAATGCAGGGGGCTCCTTGAAACAAAACTGGAATCTCCAGATGAATATTTACAAGGAGTGGCAGCCCCGTTGGAAAAAACGTCGACCGAATTCATTCAGCCTGCACCCATCGCTCTGAGTGAAATGACTCGCTCTGAAAGGAAGCAGTCTGAGCAGGAAGCAGGTGAAACCATTACTCAGCAAGTACGAATTCCCACCAGCGACAAACTTAATGAAATGTACGAGAGCGCCTTTATCTATTACACAGATGAGATGAAGCGTCAGCAGGCTTTTGCTGGGGACAGATGTGATGAACTAAAgggatgtagcagaggatttgcCTATGACTTCCAGCTCGCCCCGTATCAGATCAATAAGAAGCCCTACCAGTGTGAAATCTGTGGTAAGATCTTTGAGAAGCATGCTTACCTTGTTCAGCACAACCGCTTTCACACGGGGGAGAAGCCGTGCGAATGTaaggagtgtgggaaagcctttacCAACTGCTCCCTGCTGGTCCAGCACCAGAGAGTGCACACGGACGAGAAGCCCTATGAGTGCAAGCATTGTGGGAAGGCCTTCCTCTACTTCTCCACGTTTTTTCAGCATCAGAGAACCCACACCAACGAGAAGCCGTACGAGTGCCACAAATGTCAGAAGGCCTTTAACAAGAGCGCCAACCTCACCAGACATCAAAGGATCCACAGCGGCGAGAAACCCTACGAGTGTAACTTGTGCGGAAAGACCTTCACTTGGGCTTCCAACCTGAATGACCACCAAAAGATTCACACCGGTGAAAAGCCTTATGAGTGTAACTACTGCGAAAAGGCCTTTCTCTGTCACTCGGCCTTCATGAAGCACTACAGAACTCACACGAACGAGAAGCCCTATGAGTGCCAGGAGTGTATGAAGGCCTTCAGGCAGAAAGCCCATCTCATCCAACACCAGAGGGTTCACACTGGCGAGAAACCGTACGAATGTAaggagtgtgggaaggccttcgCGTGTCCGTCGTACTTTAACAGACATCAGAGAATTCACACCGGAGAGAGGCCTTATGAATGTAAAGAGTGTGGGAAGGCTTTTATTGATTGTAAAACCCTTATTCTGCACCAGAGGATCCACACTGGCGAGAAGCCCTTCCAGTGCCAGCAGTGCAGCAAGGCCTTTAGGCAGAGGTCCCACCTCACGCAGCATCAGAGAATCCACACCGGCGAGAAGCCCTACGAGTGCAAGGAGTGCGGACAGGCCTTCACTCGGCTCTTACAGGTGAAGAAGCACCAGAGAGTGCACACAGTGGGGGAGATCCTGTGTATTTGA